Proteins co-encoded in one Oreochromis aureus strain Israel breed Guangdong linkage group 3, ZZ_aureus, whole genome shotgun sequence genomic window:
- the LOC116333167 gene encoding 5,6-dihydroxyindole-2-carboxylic acid oxidase, which translates to MWQFFFLVIVGAVVVSAQFPRECVTPEGLRSGQCCPSPSGLPNDPCGSSTGRGQCVPVAVDTQPHGPQYPHDGRDDRERWPIRFFSRTCQCNGNFSGHNCGRCKHGLTGPNCDQRVPVVRRNVMQLSAEEKRAFVNALDQAKRTVHPDLVIATRHYPGIFGPDGNTTQFENVTIYNYFVWSHYYSVSKTFLGAGQASFGGVDFSHEGPGFLTWHRYHLLQLERDMQDMLQNPSFALPYWNFAIGGNTCDICTDDLMGARSNFDMNSLSPNSIFSQWRVVCESVEDYDTLGTICNSTESSPIRRNPAGNVNRPMVQRLPEPQDVADCLQVNTFDTPPFYSTSSESFRNTIEGYSAPKGNYDPIVRSLHNLAHLFLNGTGGQTHLSPNDPIFVLLHTFTDAIFDEWLRRHSPDAAVYPEQNAPIGHNRRYNMVPFWPPVTNSEMFVTAPENLGYSYEAEWPGENFTLSEIITMAIVAALVVVAVVFALTTCAVRARSHRKEGHQPLLGDQYQRYDDEKSQSVV; encoded by the exons aTGTGGCAGTTCTTCTTTTTGGTGATTGTGGGCGCGGTGGTTGTGAGCGCTCAGTTCCCCAGAGAGTGTGTGACTCCAGAGGGTCTCAGGAGTGGACAGTGCTGCCCGTCGCCCTCTGGACTGCCTAATGACCCGTGTGGCTCCAGCACCGGGCGTGGACAGTGTGTGCCGGTGGCGGTGGACACACAGCCGCATGGGCCTCAGTACCCGCACGACGGACGGGATGATCGGGAACGATGGCCCATCCGTTTTTTCAGCCGTACCTGTCAGTGTAACGGAAACTTCAGTGGTCATAACTGCGGCCGGTGTAAACACGGATTGACCGGGCCCAACTGTGACCAAAGAGTTCCTGTTG TGAGAAGAAACGTGATGCAGCTCAGCGCGGAGGAAAAGCGTGCGTTCGTGAACGCGCTGGACCAGGCCAAGCGCACGGTGCACCCCGATCTGGTGATCGCAACGCGGCACTATCCGGGCATCTTTGGCCCTGACGGGAACACCACGCAGTTTGAAAACGTCACTATCTATAATTACTTCGTTTGGTCCCACTATTACTCCGTCAGCAAGACCTTCCTGGGCGCTGGGCAGGCCAGTTTTGGGGGCGTGGATTTCTCGCACGAGGGCCCCGGTTTCCTGACCTGGCACAGGTACCACCTGCTCCAGCTGGAGCGAGACATGCAG GACATGCTGCAAAACCCCTCCTTCGCCCTGCCCTACTGGAACTTTGCTATCGGGGGAAACACATGTGACATCTGCACAGATGACCTGATGGGAGCCAGGAGCAATTTTGACATGAATTCTCTGAGTCCCAACTCCATCTTCTCCCAGTGGAGAGTCGTCTGTGAGAGCGTGGAGGACTACGACACGCTGGGAACCATCTGCAACA gcACCGAGTCTTCTCCCATTAGAAGAAACCCAGCAGGAAATGTGAACAGGCCTATGGTCCAGCGTCTCCCGGAGCCCCAGGATGTGGCGGACTGCCTGCAGGTCAACACTTTTGACACGCCGCCATTTTACTCCACCTCCTCTGAAAGCTTCAGGAACACCATTGAAG GCTACAGCGCCCCCAAGGGGAATTATGACCCTATAGTGAGGAGCCTCCACAACCTGGCTCATTTGTTCCTGAACGGGACAGGAGGACAGACTCACCTCTCCCCGAACGACCCCATCTTTGTCCTGCTCCACACCTTTACCGACGCGATATTTGATGAATGGTTGAGGAGGCACAGCCCAG ATGCGGCTGTGTACCCAGAACAAAATGCTCCCATCGGTCACAACAGGCGCTACAACATGGTGCCCTTCTGGCCTCCAGTGACCAACTCGGAGATGTTTGTGACCGCCCCTGAAAACCTCGGTTACTCTTACGAAGCCGAATGGCCAG GTGAAAATTTCACCCTGAGCGAAATCATAACCATGGCCATAGTTGCTGCCCTTGTGGTCGTAGCGGTCGTTTTCGCTCTCACCACGTGTGCTGTGCGTGCCCGGTCTCACAGGAAGGAGGGCCACCAGCCTCTGCTCGGGGATCAGTACCAGCGCTACGATGATGAGAAAAGCCAATCTGTTGTataa